A section of the Rhizobium sp. SSA_523 genome encodes:
- a CDS encoding alpha/beta hydrolase, with amino-acid sequence MSSRKLNANGLAMHIEEQGDGPLVLLIHGFPETAYAWRHQLAALAASGFHAVAPDMRGYGETQSPSDSARYSTFDLVGDLVGLLDALNRDKAIIVGNDWGSTIAWQAALMRPDKVRGVVAIGVPMMGAPPAPPTSLFPQTDEALSYILYFQEPGVAEAELERDVAATLRKILFSASRQAGPRREGDGTPNPFGMVSRQHGLLAPLADPTTLPDWLSEADLAHFSASFRRSGFRGGLNYYRNLDANWQLQRSLLGRMVEVPALYMVGEQDAGLSIPGMRQIIDAMPALVPHLRRSLTIPDCGHWAPQEKPREVSEAIIAFARSLQDP; translated from the coding sequence ATGTCGTCCCGCAAGCTGAACGCCAATGGTCTCGCAATGCATATCGAGGAACAGGGGGATGGCCCTCTTGTTCTCCTGATCCACGGATTTCCGGAGACCGCCTATGCGTGGAGGCATCAGCTTGCTGCGCTTGCCGCGTCTGGCTTTCACGCCGTTGCGCCTGATATGCGCGGTTACGGGGAGACGCAGAGCCCGAGTGACAGTGCCCGGTATTCGACCTTTGATCTGGTGGGCGACCTTGTCGGCCTGCTGGATGCGCTGAACCGCGACAAGGCCATCATCGTCGGCAATGACTGGGGCAGCACGATTGCATGGCAGGCAGCACTGATGAGGCCTGACAAGGTCAGAGGCGTCGTCGCGATTGGCGTTCCGATGATGGGGGCACCTCCCGCCCCACCGACAAGCCTCTTTCCGCAGACCGATGAGGCACTGTCTTATATCCTTTACTTTCAGGAGCCGGGCGTGGCGGAGGCCGAACTGGAACGGGATGTCGCGGCCACGCTCCGCAAAATCCTCTTTTCGGCATCGCGGCAGGCAGGACCGAGACGAGAGGGCGACGGCACGCCAAATCCGTTTGGCATGGTGTCGCGCCAGCACGGTCTCCTTGCGCCACTTGCGGATCCGACAACCCTGCCGGATTGGTTGAGCGAGGCGGATCTTGCTCACTTTTCAGCCAGTTTTCGACGAAGCGGTTTCAGGGGTGGGCTGAACTACTATCGCAACCTCGACGCCAATTGGCAGCTTCAGCGATCGCTCCTCGGCAGGATGGTCGAGGTGCCTGCGCTCTACATGGTCGGCGAGCAGGATGCAGGGCTGAGCATTCCGGGCATGCGGCAGATCATCGACGCCATGCCGGCCTTGGTGCCCCATCTCAGGCGGAGCCTGACCATCCCGGATTGCGGGCATTGGGCACCACAGGAGAAGCCGCGGGAGGTCAGCGAGGCCATCATCGCCTTTGCGCGGTCGCTGCAAGATCCTTGA
- a CDS encoding Rrf2 family transcriptional regulator, with translation MADTRLSRMLHVLVHMHLLGGSETSETIAKMLNTNPVVVRRTMAALKEHGIVASAGGRSGGWRFARQADQITVEQVHDALQTGSAFSIGLSKDHSECPVERRVNLFLEQAMADAETTLRTRFAGATILDLARAFA, from the coding sequence ATGGCCGACACCCGTCTCTCCCGCATGCTCCACGTTCTCGTCCACATGCACCTTCTCGGTGGGAGCGAGACCTCGGAGACGATCGCGAAGATGCTGAACACCAACCCGGTCGTGGTGCGCCGGACAATGGCGGCCCTCAAGGAGCACGGCATCGTCGCTTCGGCGGGAGGGCGCAGCGGTGGCTGGCGGTTCGCCCGGCAAGCGGATCAGATCACGGTCGAACAGGTCCATGACGCCTTGCAGACCGGTTCCGCCTTCTCGATCGGCCTCTCCAAGGATCATAGTGAATGCCCCGTCGAGCGCAGGGTCAACCTGTTTCTCGAACAGGCCATGGCGGATGCCGAAACTACGCTTCGTACCCGCTTTGCTGGCGCAACGATCCTGGACCTGGCTCGGGCCTTCGCTTGA
- a CDS encoding proteasome protein codes for MTVVLATVCEDGVVLGSDSQITDKGRGMTYPAEKLHPLGETAAWGGSGARAVLTDVQRCFNENSAAILQAPDIGRALQGQVLPILRHHYDTFIPDVPGEEGGGTPSAYVMAAGWRDGEPWILEITPSGMIGHYADIGFHAIGSGAAMAQQAGSLLSHFRLAKRSMRFGCAAVLRVLQSLDLTSASVGRPFSLCRIGEEGAHHFSDEEIEETAEVVRRWEESEQAVISKLFK; via the coding sequence ATGACTGTCGTGCTTGCCACCGTATGCGAAGATGGCGTGGTCCTTGGATCGGACTCCCAGATTACCGACAAGGGGCGTGGCATGACCTATCCGGCCGAAAAGCTGCACCCCCTGGGTGAGACGGCAGCCTGGGGCGGCAGTGGCGCGCGGGCGGTGCTGACGGATGTCCAACGCTGCTTCAATGAAAACAGCGCCGCAATCCTGCAGGCGCCGGATATCGGGCGGGCATTGCAGGGGCAGGTCTTGCCGATCCTTCGCCATCACTACGATACGTTCATTCCCGATGTGCCGGGGGAGGAGGGCGGCGGCACGCCATCGGCCTATGTCATGGCCGCCGGCTGGCGGGATGGCGAGCCCTGGATCCTCGAAATCACGCCGTCCGGCATGATCGGCCATTATGCCGATATCGGATTTCACGCCATCGGCAGCGGTGCCGCCATGGCCCAGCAGGCCGGCTCTTTGCTCTCCCACTTCCGCCTGGCCAAGCGTTCAATGCGCTTCGGTTGCGCGGCGGTCTTGCGCGTCCTTCAATCGCTCGATCTCACCTCTGCCAGCGTCGGCAGGCCGTTCAGCCTGTGCCGGATCGGCGAGGAGGGTGCCCATCATTTCAGCGATGAGGAGATCGAGGAAACTGCCGAAGTGGTGCGCCGATGGGAGGAGTCGGAACAGGCGGTGATCTCCAAATTGTTCAAGTGA
- a CDS encoding exopolysaccharide biosynthesis protein encodes MTINSQQGLAEVLMAISDRFATERATMGNLLAVLGEQATALVLLIFAIPAIIPTPGIPAGMVFGTALVLLAAQLVIGADRFWLPERLARVEVPHRLLVSMAVRLGPKLQWLETWLRPRWTALSGRAALRPLGLVIVIMGLVIALPIPFGNVLPGLAVFFIALGLAQRDGLAIGLGLVFGLAALLFTAFILLGGWWIISGWLGWSQPAASVPAS; translated from the coding sequence GTGACGATCAACAGTCAGCAAGGGCTTGCCGAAGTTCTCATGGCGATTTCCGATCGCTTCGCAACGGAACGAGCCACGATGGGCAATCTCCTGGCTGTCCTGGGAGAGCAGGCGACGGCGCTGGTCCTGCTGATCTTTGCCATACCGGCCATTATCCCGACCCCTGGCATCCCCGCTGGCATGGTGTTCGGCACAGCGCTTGTGTTGCTGGCTGCGCAATTGGTGATCGGTGCGGACCGGTTCTGGCTGCCGGAAAGGCTGGCGCGGGTCGAGGTGCCGCACCGTCTCCTGGTGTCGATGGCGGTTCGGCTGGGTCCCAAGCTGCAATGGCTGGAGACATGGCTTCGACCGCGCTGGACAGCGCTGAGCGGGCGCGCGGCGCTGCGGCCGCTGGGGCTCGTCATCGTCATCATGGGATTGGTGATCGCGCTTCCCATTCCGTTCGGCAATGTGTTGCCGGGCCTTGCGGTCTTTTTCATTGCCCTTGGGCTTGCACAGCGCGACGGGCTTGCGATCGGGCTTGGCCTGGTCTTCGGCCTTGCAGCGCTGCTGTTCACCGCTTTCATCCTGCTGGGGGGATGGTGGATTATCAGCGGCTGGCTTGGCTGGTCACAGCCCGCGGCTTCGGTGCCGGCCTCCTGA